From a single Labrus bergylta chromosome 14, fLabBer1.1, whole genome shotgun sequence genomic region:
- the LOC109980769 gene encoding myb/SANT-like DNA-binding domain-containing protein 2: MAASSTADHSPEITTPLKIPKTEVPSPESEDLSDSNQYHSNPSTPNRFSPLNVCSGSTGRTAASSSSNSFTACRGMSWTPSETNALIAVWGNERLTEARMQQLEVAGTVFSGKAPGPAMYERVSRALSELGYERTPSQCRERMKTLRRCYSRVKEHGIGKRKSSYTIEQLEKVFGQGGWDSQSCAPVLINSSGLYQEMESDGSTLGDYSQEDWCNQVLDSAFHEGDMETEEIQMPKHRALQIQAELSEQTQKRDMMQTVMRILESVQLKWEHFQTWTEFSRLHLSNKLAIFGVGYNTRWREDVRYHYAEISSQVPLGKRLREYFNPEKPEGRIVMTKVQKMNWKNVYYKFLDITISEARCLELHMEVDWIPVSHSRAASSSKGSYHYLLPGDIPKTYGLYAIGYEEEEEDAAQTSPQSDSEDVSLPHCKSENGVQSQADGGGGAGRGDRTGAKVTYCYLGIAEDRTIQQCLFQHFQGSVKHYVPGEPSAVTCFLQENCSAGHEGDNLSQRFAIYIKFIEVELDFLSAGSLLECLETAVGYSLKYNNKETL, encoded by the exons ATGGCGGCGTCCAGCACCGCGGATCACTCTCCAGAGATAACGACGCCGTTAAAGATCCCAAAAACCGAGGTGCCATCCCCCGAGTCCGAGGATCTGAGTGACAGCAATCAATACCACTCCAATCCCTCCACCCCGAACCGCTTCTCGCCTCTGAACGTCTGCTCGGGGTCCACGGGCCGGACGGCGGCCTCATCCTCCTCCAACAGCTTCACGGCGTGCCGGGGGATGTCGTGGACCCCGTCCGAGACTAACGCCCTCATCGCGGTGTGGGGCAACGAGCGGCTGACGGAGGCGCGGATGCAGCAGCTGGAGGTGGCGGGCACCGTGTTCTCCGGTAAGGCCCCCGGTCCTGCCATGTACGAGCGGGTGTCCAGAGCCCTGTCAGAGCTGGGCTATGAGAGGACCCCGTCCCAGTGCCGGGAGAGGATGAAG ACTCTGCGGCGCTGCTACAGCCGGGTGAAGGAGCACGGCAtcgggaagaggaagagcagctACACCATCGAGCAGCTGGAGAAGGTGTTCGGTCAGGGAGGCTGGGACTCTCAGAGCTGTGCCCCCGTGCTCATCAACAGCAGCGGCCTCTACCAGGAGATGGAGTCTGACGGCAGCACGCTGGGGGACTACTCCCAGGAGGACTGGTGCAACCAGGTGCTGGACTCAGCCTTCCATGAGGGAGACATGGAGACAG agGAAATTCAGATGCCTAAACACAGAGCTCTGCAGATCCAAGCCGAGTTGTCAGAACAAACACA AAAAAGGGACATGATGCAGACTGTGATGCGTATCCTGGAGTCGGTGCAGCTGAAATGGGAGCACTTCCAGACGTGGACAGAGTTCTCGCGCCTCCACCTCTCCAACAAGCTGGCCATCTTCGGCGTGGGCTACAACACGCGGTGGCGCGAAGACGTGCGCTACCACTACGCCGAGATCAGCTCGCAGGTCCCGCTGGGGAAGAGGCTCCGTGAGTACTTCAACCCGGAGAAACCCGAGGGCAGAATCGTCATGACCAAAGTCCAGAAGATGAACTGGAAGAATGTTTACTACAAGTTCCTGGACATCACAATCAGCGAGGCGCGGTGTCTGGAGCTGCACATGGAGGTGGACTGGATCCCCGTGTCCCATTCCAGGGCAGCGAGCAGCAGCAAAGGCTCCTACCACTACCTCCTTCCTGGGGACATCCCCAAGACGTACGGACTCTACGCTATCGGctacgaggaggaggaagaggacgccGCTCAGACCTCTCCTCAGAGCGACAGTGAAGATGTCAGCTTACCTCATTGCAAGTCGGAGAACGGCGTGCAGAGTCAGGcggatggaggaggcggagcggGGAGAGGGGACAGGACTGGAGCTAAAGTCACATACTGCTACCTAGGGATAGCCGAGGACAGGACCATTCAGCAGTGTCTCTTCCAGCACTTTCAGGGTTCAGTCAAACACTACGTCCCCGGGGAACCCTCGGCTGTGACCTGTTTCCTGCAGGAGAACTGCAGCGCGGGTCACGAGGGTGACAACTTATCTCAGCGTTTCGCCATTTACATCAAATTCATCGAAGTGGAGCTGGACTTCCTCTCTGCAGGCTCCCTGTTGGAGTGCCTGGAAACTGCTGTAGGCTATTCCTtgaaatacaacaacaaagaaacactgtAA